From Microplitis mediator isolate UGA2020A chromosome 11, iyMicMedi2.1, whole genome shotgun sequence, one genomic window encodes:
- the LOC130677250 gene encoding uncharacterized protein LOC130677250 isoform X1, producing the protein MGRDSRKVSRELRSSEKIHKSRSVKRKNVFNPKTAERDESIQSTSSKKLKQNTEDDVPEDSSTEFRIINFIQVFTAISALIKCKKCDGNVVFQTASTRGLGFKIVVACNNCGNEYIPSCSFVGHSYEINRRFIFVMRILGIGYEGLCKFCGLMDMPSFLDKSTHTILLKQILNCSKAVAETFMTKAVNEEKQAMPTTENEDINHLTVSGDGTWQKRGYTSSFGVSSIIGYFTGKILDINIKSAYCKLCEYWKKKTNTVEFEEWYQSHEDVCSANHQGSSGKMEVDAMVEMFSYSETKYGVKYANYIGDGDSKTYSGIIKSDPYENTTVNKKECIGHVQKRMGSRLRTLKSKQKGLGGRGKLTGKLIDKLTVYYGLAIRRHCDSIENMKSAIMATFYHYGSSDEKPNHDMCPKGEESWCSYQRAEARGELDTFSHDYSPLPSDVLKAIKPIYEDLSNENLLSRCVGGFNQNNNESFNQLVWKICPKTDLIVGLILIGMQKEWMLHVSK; encoded by the exons atgggacgtgattctagaaaggtttcaagagaacttcggagttctgaaaaaattcataagtcgcgttcagtcaaaagaaagaatgtttttaatccgaaaacagccgaacgtgatgaaagtattcagagtacatcttctaaaaaattaaaacaaaacactgaagatgatgtacctgaagacagcagtactgaatttcgaataataaattttattcaggtattcactgcaatttctgctcttataaaatgtaaaaaatgtgatggaaatgtagtgtttcaaacagcaagtacacgtgggctgggattcaaaattgtagttgcatgtaataactgtggaaatgaatatattccttcctgttctttcgttgggcattcttatgaaataaacagacgtttcatttttgtaatgagaatactaggaataggatacgaaggattgtgcaagttttgcggcctgatggacatgccgtcttttttagataaatctacgcatacaattttactgaaacagattttgaattgtagtaaagccgtcgcagaaaccttcatgacgaaagctgtgaatgaagaaaagcaagcaatgccaacaactgaaaatgaagatataaatcatctaactgtatcgggagatggaacctggcaaaaacggggatatacatcgtcatttggagtttcttctataattggctattttactggaaagattcttgacataaacattaaaagtgcatattgtaagctatgtgagtattggaaaaaaaaaacaaatactgttgagttcgaggaatggtatcaatcgcatgaagatgtgtgttctgctaatcatcaagggtcttctgggaaaatggaggtggatgcgatggtcgaaatgttttcgtattctgaaactaaatatggagttaagtatgccaactatattggtgatggtgactccaagacctattcaggaattataaaatcagatccttacgaaaatacaactgtaaataaaaaggaatgtatagggcatgtccaaaagcggatggggagtcgattacgtacgctgaagagtaaacaaaaaggtcttggtggtcgaggtaagctcacaggaaaattaatagacaaactaactgtgtactatggtttagcaatacgccggcattgtgattctattgaaaatatgaaatctgctataatggcaaccttttatcactacggctcgagtgatgaaaaaccgaatcatgatatgtgtccaaaaggcgaagaatcttggtgctcttaccagcgcgctgaagcaagaggagagcttgataccttttctcacgattattctcctttaccttctgatgttttaaaagctatcaagcctatatacgaagatcttagtaatgaaaatttactttcaagatgtgtaggtggattcaatcagaataataatgaaagctttaaccaactagtatggaaaatatgcccaaaaacg gacttaattgtgggcctaattctcatcggtatgcagaaagaatggatgctgcacgtatcaaagtag
- the LOC130677250 gene encoding uncharacterized protein LOC130677250 isoform X2, which translates to MGRDSRKVSRELRSSEKIHKSRSVKRKNVFNPKTAERDESIQSTSSKKLKQNTEDDVPEDSSTEFRIINFIQVFTAISALIKCKKCDGNVVFQTASTRGLGFKIVVACNNCGNEYIPSCSFVGHSYEINRRFIFVMRILGIGYEGLCKFCGLMDMPSFLDKSTHTILLKQILNCSKAVAETFMTKAVNEEKQAMPTTENEDINHLTVSGDGTWQKRGYTSSFGVSSIIGYFTGKILDINIKSAYCKLCEYWKKKTNTVEFEEWYQSHEDVCSANHQGSSGKMEVDAMVEMFSYSETKYGVKYANYIGDGDSKTYSGIIKSDPYENTTVNKKECIGHVQKRMGSRLRTLKSKQKGLGGRGKLTGKLIDKLTVYYGLAIRRHCDSIENMKSAIMATFYHYGSSDEKPNHDMCPKGEESWCSYQRAEARGELDTFSHDYSPLPSDVLKAIKPIYEDLSNENLLSRCVGGFNQNNNESFNQLVWKICPKTS; encoded by the exons atgggacgtgattctagaaaggtttcaagagaacttcggagttctgaaaaaattcataagtcgcgttcagtcaaaagaaagaatgtttttaatccgaaaacagccgaacgtgatgaaagtattcagagtacatcttctaaaaaattaaaacaaaacactgaagatgatgtacctgaagacagcagtactgaatttcgaataataaattttattcaggtattcactgcaatttctgctcttataaaatgtaaaaaatgtgatggaaatgtagtgtttcaaacagcaagtacacgtgggctgggattcaaaattgtagttgcatgtaataactgtggaaatgaatatattccttcctgttctttcgttgggcattcttatgaaataaacagacgtttcatttttgtaatgagaatactaggaataggatacgaaggattgtgcaagttttgcggcctgatggacatgccgtcttttttagataaatctacgcatacaattttactgaaacagattttgaattgtagtaaagccgtcgcagaaaccttcatgacgaaagctgtgaatgaagaaaagcaagcaatgccaacaactgaaaatgaagatataaatcatctaactgtatcgggagatggaacctggcaaaaacggggatatacatcgtcatttggagtttcttctataattggctattttactggaaagattcttgacataaacattaaaagtgcatattgtaagctatgtgagtattggaaaaaaaaaacaaatactgttgagttcgaggaatggtatcaatcgcatgaagatgtgtgttctgctaatcatcaagggtcttctgggaaaatggaggtggatgcgatggtcgaaatgttttcgtattctgaaactaaatatggagttaagtatgccaactatattggtgatggtgactccaagacctattcaggaattataaaatcagatccttacgaaaatacaactgtaaataaaaaggaatgtatagggcatgtccaaaagcggatggggagtcgattacgtacgctgaagagtaaacaaaaaggtcttggtggtcgaggtaagctcacaggaaaattaatagacaaactaactgtgtactatggtttagcaatacgccggcattgtgattctattgaaaatatgaaatctgctataatggcaaccttttatcactacggctcgagtgatgaaaaaccgaatcatgatatgtgtccaaaaggcgaagaatcttggtgctcttaccagcgcgctgaagcaagaggagagcttgataccttttctcacgattattctcctttaccttctgatgttttaaaagctatcaagcctatatacgaagatcttagtaatgaaaatttactttcaagatgtgtaggtggattcaatcagaataataatgaaagctttaaccaactagtatggaaaatatgcccaaaaacg tcttga